From Symbiobacterium terraclitae, the proteins below share one genomic window:
- a CDS encoding ABC transporter permease, with translation MIWVALSTLLIATLRSATPLLLAALGGIFSERSGVVNIALEGIMLSGAWGAVFFSYISGNAWVGLLGAILVGVLMAGLHAVASIKYHADQVVSGTAINLLATGFTEFMLNRIWGQAGGSPSVAAIPNVGGLSLFVYLAFGLAIVSWFALYRTPWGLRLRSVGEHPLAADTVGINVYKMRYAGVLLSGVFGGLAGASLSIGLLSRFVHGMSAGKGFIALAAVIFGNWNPLGAMGATLLFGASESLGTMFQIFGIENVPTQFFAMTPYVLTMLALAGFVGRSVAPAADGVPYKKTT, from the coding sequence ATGATCTGGGTAGCCCTTTCCACCCTGCTGATCGCCACGTTGCGCTCTGCCACTCCCCTCCTCCTCGCTGCCCTGGGCGGCATCTTCTCGGAGCGGTCGGGCGTCGTCAACATCGCCCTGGAGGGCATCATGCTGTCGGGCGCCTGGGGAGCGGTCTTCTTCTCCTACATCAGCGGGAACGCCTGGGTCGGCCTGCTGGGCGCCATCCTGGTCGGCGTGCTGATGGCCGGGCTGCACGCGGTGGCCTCGATCAAATACCACGCCGACCAGGTGGTCAGCGGCACGGCGATCAACCTGCTGGCCACGGGCTTCACCGAGTTCATGCTGAACCGGATCTGGGGCCAGGCCGGCGGTTCGCCCAGCGTGGCCGCGATCCCCAACGTCGGCGGGCTGAGCCTCTTCGTCTACCTGGCCTTCGGCCTCGCCATCGTCTCCTGGTTCGCCCTGTACCGCACCCCCTGGGGCCTGCGGCTCCGGTCGGTGGGCGAGCACCCGCTGGCGGCCGACACCGTCGGCATCAACGTCTACAAGATGCGGTACGCCGGCGTGCTCCTCTCGGGCGTCTTCGGCGGCCTGGCCGGTGCGTCGCTCTCCATCGGCCTGCTCTCCCGCTTCGTCCACGGCATGTCGGCCGGCAAGGGCTTCATTGCCCTGGCGGCGGTGATCTTCGGCAACTGGAACCCGCTCGGTGCCATGGGCGCCACGCTGCTGTTCGGCGCCTCCGAGTCGCTGGGCACGATGTTCCAGATCTTCGGCATCGAGAACGTGCCGACGCAGTTCTTCGCCATGACGCCGTACGTGCTCACCATGCTGGCCCTGGCAGGCTTCGTGGGCCGTTCGGTCGCCCCGGCCGCCGACGGCGTGCCGTACAAGAAGACGACCTAA
- a CDS encoding YggT family protein, which produces MMPVLFRAISIFLSILEALVWARVLMSWFRPRYRTSSNSWFFTIEEYVWRGTEPLLAPIRNILPSTGMIDFSPFVLMILLSLVRRMVWGLLPY; this is translated from the coding sequence ATGATGCCAGTGCTGTTCCGCGCGATCAGCATCTTCCTGAGCATTCTGGAGGCGCTGGTCTGGGCGCGTGTTCTCATGTCGTGGTTCCGCCCTCGTTATCGAACCAGCAGTAACAGCTGGTTCTTTACGATTGAGGAGTATGTGTGGCGGGGTACGGAACCGCTGCTGGCTCCCATCCGCAACATCCTGCCCAGCACGGGTATGATCGACTTCTCCCCCTTCGTGTTGATGATCCTCCTGTCGCTCGTGCGGCGCATGGTGTGGGGGCTGCTCCCGTACTAG
- a CDS encoding twin-arginine translocase TatA/TatE family subunit produces the protein MSRIGTTEIILILVVALLIFGPAKLPQLARSVGESIRGFKESMKGGLGEDIAEVKKELQDIKDSVTK, from the coding sequence ATGAGCAGGATCGGAACAACCGAGATCATCCTGATCCTCGTGGTCGCACTGCTGATCTTCGGACCGGCCAAGCTGCCGCAGCTGGCCCGGTCTGTCGGCGAGTCGATCCGCGGCTTCAAGGAGTCGATGAAGGGCGGGCTCGGCGAGGACATCGCCGAGGTCAAGAAGGAGCTTCAGGATATCAAGGACAGCGTGACGAAGTAG
- a CDS encoding DivIVA domain-containing protein translates to MALTPVDISNKEFPVRMRGYDRDAVDDFLDRVVQEFEQLIRENASLREQIANLTQRLEQYQNLEQTINRTLVLAEQAAEEIKESARREADLLLSQTRAQVERMLENGQAKARQIMADNSDLIRVVETLRTQVRALLQSQLEALDALPDPLSAVAAAQFSDAREARPDDRRGPASQGGVAR, encoded by the coding sequence ATGGCGCTGACGCCTGTGGATATCAGCAACAAGGAGTTTCCCGTGCGGATGCGCGGTTACGACCGCGACGCCGTGGACGACTTCCTGGACCGGGTGGTTCAGGAGTTCGAGCAGCTCATCCGCGAGAACGCCAGCCTGCGGGAGCAGATCGCGAACCTGACCCAGCGGCTGGAGCAGTACCAGAACCTGGAGCAGACGATCAACCGCACCCTGGTTCTCGCCGAGCAGGCGGCCGAGGAGATCAAGGAGAGCGCCCGCCGTGAGGCCGACCTGCTGCTCAGCCAGACCAGGGCGCAGGTGGAGCGCATGCTGGAGAACGGCCAGGCCAAGGCCCGGCAGATCATGGCTGACAACAGCGATCTGATCCGGGTGGTCGAGACCCTGCGCACCCAGGTGCGGGCGTTGCTGCAGTCGCAGCTGGAGGCCCTGGATGCGCTCCCCGACCCGCTGAGCGCCGTCGCCGCCGCCCAGTTCAGCGACGCCCGGGAGGCGCGGCCCGACGACCGCCGGGGTCCCGCATCCCAGGGTGGCGTCGCCCGGTAG
- the ileS gene encoding isoleucine--tRNA ligase yields the protein MSEKRDYKATLNMPQTAFPMRANLPTREPEQLKAWEEMDLYNTVQRATAGRPKFVLHDGPPYANGDIHLGTALNKILKDIIVKHATMAGYDAPYVPGWDMHGLPIELRALKEMKIDRSKIDPLELRARCHEFAHHWLDVQREQFKRLGVRGDWEHPYKTLTPEFEAKEVEVFGAMAAQGHIYRGLKPVYWCPYCETALAEAEIEYNEKTSFSIYVRFPVVDARGRLPEGSYLVIWTTTPWTIPSNLAVAVHPDVEYGVYPTEKGTLVLATALAEKFFAAVSLPAVEATATLKGTDLEGITYRHLLYDRVSPVILGEHVTTEDGTGLVHTAPGHGHEDFEVGQKYGLPVLNPVNDKGVFTAEAGPFAGMFIEKANPEIIRALDEAGMLLGQGKIRHQYAHCWRCKNPVIYRATVQWFVRVEGFMDAAKEAMNHVKWIPEWGYNRMYNMIDGLADWCISRQRSWGLPIPILTCSACNEPSFEPKVFARVAEIFRTEGSDAWWRRPAEDFMPEGGLTCAKCGSRTFHKEKDILDVWFDSGSSHVGVLETRPELNWPADLYLEGSDQHRGWFKSSLLTAVVARDGRPPYKAVLTHGFTVDEQGRKMSKSLGNVVDPAKVIQQYGADILRLWVASTDYRNDMALSENILKQVADAYRKIRNTLRYLLGNLYDFNPETDMVERDDMLDIDRWQMHRLQEVVGRVSEAYREYEFHVVYHTLNNYCSVDLSAVYLDILKDRLYTSGATSLERRSAQTVLYHVADALIRMLTPILSFTAEEAYGYLPKPADSPATCQLLTMPQVDPTYLDQPLAEEWEKLMEVREAVQLVLERARADKLIGSSQEAAVNLYTTGGEGSLAELLNKHLPDLPSIFIVSDVKVFVGGQSAPSGAYFGEGPGDLSVEVVKASGEKCERCWNYRELGKIEQHPTLCERCAGVVLAMNLEEA from the coding sequence ATGTCTGAGAAACGTGACTACAAGGCGACGCTGAACATGCCTCAGACCGCCTTCCCGATGCGGGCGAACCTGCCGACCCGGGAGCCCGAGCAGCTCAAGGCATGGGAGGAGATGGACCTCTACAACACCGTCCAGCGGGCGACGGCCGGCCGGCCGAAGTTCGTCCTGCACGACGGCCCGCCCTACGCCAACGGCGACATCCACCTGGGCACCGCACTGAACAAGATCCTCAAGGACATCATCGTCAAGCACGCCACCATGGCCGGTTACGACGCCCCGTACGTGCCCGGCTGGGACATGCACGGGCTGCCCATCGAGCTGCGGGCGCTCAAGGAGATGAAGATCGACCGCAGCAAGATCGATCCGCTGGAGCTGCGGGCGCGCTGCCACGAGTTCGCCCACCACTGGCTCGACGTCCAGCGGGAGCAGTTCAAGCGGCTGGGGGTCCGGGGCGACTGGGAGCACCCCTACAAGACGCTTACCCCTGAGTTCGAGGCCAAGGAGGTCGAGGTCTTCGGCGCCATGGCCGCCCAGGGCCACATCTACCGCGGCCTGAAGCCAGTCTACTGGTGTCCTTACTGCGAGACCGCCCTGGCCGAGGCGGAGATCGAGTACAACGAGAAGACCTCCTTCTCGATCTACGTCCGCTTCCCCGTGGTCGACGCCCGGGGCCGGCTGCCCGAGGGCAGCTACCTGGTGATCTGGACCACGACCCCGTGGACCATCCCCTCAAACCTGGCCGTGGCCGTGCACCCCGACGTCGAGTACGGCGTCTACCCCACCGAGAAAGGGACCCTCGTCCTGGCCACTGCCCTGGCGGAGAAGTTCTTCGCGGCCGTCTCGCTGCCGGCCGTGGAGGCGACCGCCACGCTGAAGGGCACCGACCTGGAGGGGATCACCTACCGGCACCTGCTCTACGACCGGGTCTCGCCGGTCATCCTGGGCGAGCACGTCACCACCGAGGACGGCACCGGCCTGGTCCACACTGCGCCCGGCCACGGCCACGAGGACTTCGAGGTCGGCCAGAAGTACGGGCTGCCCGTGCTCAACCCGGTGAATGACAAGGGCGTCTTCACCGCCGAGGCCGGTCCCTTCGCCGGCATGTTCATCGAGAAGGCGAACCCGGAGATCATCCGGGCCCTGGACGAGGCCGGCATGCTGCTGGGCCAGGGCAAGATCCGCCACCAGTACGCCCACTGCTGGCGCTGCAAGAACCCGGTGATCTACCGGGCCACGGTGCAGTGGTTCGTGCGGGTGGAGGGGTTCATGGATGCCGCCAAGGAGGCCATGAACCACGTCAAGTGGATCCCCGAGTGGGGCTACAACCGCATGTACAACATGATCGACGGCCTGGCGGACTGGTGCATCAGCCGGCAGCGCTCATGGGGCCTGCCGATCCCCATCCTCACCTGCTCGGCCTGCAACGAGCCGTCGTTCGAGCCGAAGGTGTTCGCCCGGGTCGCGGAGATCTTCCGCACTGAGGGCTCCGACGCCTGGTGGCGCCGGCCGGCTGAGGACTTCATGCCCGAGGGAGGACTCACCTGCGCCAAGTGCGGCTCCCGCACCTTCCACAAGGAGAAGGATATCCTCGACGTCTGGTTCGACTCCGGCTCCAGCCACGTCGGCGTGCTCGAGACCCGTCCCGAGCTGAACTGGCCGGCTGACCTGTACCTGGAGGGCTCCGACCAGCACCGCGGCTGGTTCAAGTCGTCGCTGCTCACCGCGGTGGTGGCGCGGGACGGCCGTCCGCCCTACAAGGCGGTGCTCACCCACGGCTTCACCGTCGACGAGCAGGGCAGGAAGATGTCCAAGTCGCTGGGCAACGTCGTCGACCCGGCCAAGGTGATCCAGCAGTACGGCGCCGACATCCTGCGGCTCTGGGTGGCCTCAACCGACTACCGCAACGACATGGCGCTCTCCGAGAACATCCTGAAGCAGGTGGCCGACGCCTACCGGAAGATCCGCAACACCCTGCGCTACCTGCTGGGCAACCTGTACGACTTCAACCCCGAGACCGACATGGTCGAGCGGGACGACATGCTCGACATCGACCGGTGGCAGATGCACCGGCTGCAGGAGGTCGTGGGGAGGGTCTCCGAGGCGTACCGGGAGTACGAGTTCCACGTGGTGTACCACACCCTGAACAACTACTGCTCGGTGGACCTCTCGGCCGTCTACCTCGACATCCTGAAGGACCGGCTGTACACCAGCGGTGCCACCTCCCTGGAGCGGCGCTCGGCCCAGACCGTCCTGTACCACGTGGCCGACGCCCTGATCCGCATGCTCACGCCGATCCTCTCCTTCACCGCCGAGGAGGCATACGGCTACCTGCCCAAGCCGGCCGACTCGCCCGCCACGTGCCAGCTGCTCACGATGCCGCAGGTTGATCCTACTTACCTCGACCAGCCGCTGGCCGAGGAGTGGGAGAAGCTGATGGAGGTGCGGGAGGCCGTGCAGCTGGTGCTGGAGCGGGCCCGGGCCGACAAGCTGATCGGCTCGAGCCAGGAGGCCGCCGTCAACCTGTACACCACCGGCGGCGAGGGCTCGCTCGCCGAGCTGCTCAACAAGCACCTGCCCGACCTGCCCTCGATCTTCATCGTGTCCGACGTGAAGGTCTTCGTGGGCGGCCAGTCCGCTCCCAGCGGCGCCTACTTCGGCGAGGGCCCCGGCGACCTCTCCGTCGAGGTGGTCAAGGCCTCTGGCGAGAAGTGCGAGCGCTGCTGGAACTACCGGGAGCTCGGAAAGATCGAGCAGCACCCGACGCTGTGCGAGCGCTGCGCCGGGGTCGTGCTGGCGATGAACCTCGAGGAGGCCTGA
- a CDS encoding cell division protein SepF: MPNKPGLWNRLVDYLGFGPEEDEFEDEELEEEAAPVAYQEEPRRSAASDRRDKVVPISAVPSNKGAVKVIVVEPRSFEEVQTIVDQMKARRPVILNLESLDKDLAQKILNFLNGAIYALNGETQRVSAGIFFYAPPGVDVSTMGRGLTGTAIGGGAVDLPPGVLEKLTGQSAGSRESDLLARATGRKEEGDRTAVDRSKFDWRSE; encoded by the coding sequence ATGCCGAACAAGCCGGGACTGTGGAATCGACTGGTTGACTACCTGGGGTTCGGTCCCGAGGAGGACGAGTTCGAGGACGAGGAACTGGAGGAGGAGGCTGCTCCGGTCGCCTACCAGGAGGAGCCCCGCCGTTCGGCCGCGTCGGACCGGCGCGACAAGGTGGTGCCCATCAGCGCCGTCCCATCCAACAAGGGGGCCGTCAAGGTCATCGTCGTGGAGCCCCGGTCCTTTGAGGAGGTCCAGACGATCGTCGACCAGATGAAGGCCCGGCGGCCGGTCATCCTGAACCTCGAGTCCCTCGACAAGGATCTGGCTCAGAAGATCCTCAACTTCCTCAACGGGGCCATCTATGCCCTGAACGGCGAGACACAGCGCGTCTCCGCGGGCATCTTCTTCTACGCTCCGCCCGGGGTGGACGTCTCCACCATGGGCCGCGGGCTGACCGGGACGGCCATCGGCGGCGGCGCCGTCGACCTGCCCCCCGGCGTGCTCGAGAAGCTGACGGGCCAGTCGGCCGGCAGCCGTGAGAGCGATCTCCTCGCCCGGGCCACCGGGCGGAAGGAGGAAGGCGACCGTACGGCCGTCGACCGGTCGAAGTTCGACTGGCGCAGCGAGTAG